Within Phycisphaeraceae bacterium, the genomic segment GGAACGATGTCATCGAGAGGCCGCGTGGCAATGACCACGCCCGCCGCATGGGTGCTGCTTGAGCGCACATGGTCTTCGAGCGCGCGTGCCGAATCGATCACACGACGGATGCGCTCATCGGACTTGTAGAGCGATGCGAGTTCAGGCTCCTTCGAGAGCGCCTGCTCGATGGTGATCTTGAGTTCCGCGGGAACGAGGTTCGAGAGACGCTGGCCCTCACTCGGTGAGAGGCCCATGACCCTCGCCACATCCTTGATGGCCGCGCGCGCCTTCAGCCGCCCGAAGGTGCCGATCTGCGCGACATGCCCGTACTTCTGACGAACATAGTCGAGCACCCGCGCTCGACCATCCTGACAGAGATCGATGTCGATATCGGGGTACTCCGCGCGGTCGGGGTCGGTGAAGCGCTCGAAGAGGAGGCCGAAGCGCTCAGGACAGGCGTTCGAAAGACCGAGCACGAAACCGACCATCGTGCCGACACCAGAGCCGCGCGCCGTTGCCGGAATGCCATGCTGCCGCGCCCAGTTCACGAAGTCCCAGACGATGAGGAAGTACGCGCTGATGCCTTTGCCCGAAAGGACCGCGAGCTCGCGCTCCGCACGCGCGCGGATCGCCTCGCTCACACCGTCGACCCCGTAACGCCAGATGAGCCCCGCCTCGCACAGCAGTCGAAGGGCTTCATCACAGCCGCGACGGAGTTCCTCGGGACTCTCCGAGTCGCGCGTCGCGTCGAAGGGATGAAGCTCGACGGTCCGGCACACCCGCTTGAACCACGCGGTCAGGTCGCCTCCGTCGTAAGGATCGAGCCTCTTCGGACGAACCACCCGGACCACGGGCGCGTGGTTGGCCTTGCTCGGCAGCTCCACATTGCAGCGCTCGGCGATCGCCACGGTGTTCGCCACCGCCTCGGGCACCTCGGGGAACAGCGCGACCATCTCCTCCGGACTCTTGACATAGAGCTCGGGGCTGTAGCGGATGCGATCCACCTGGTCCTTCTGCTTCTGAAGAGAAATGCAGAAGAGCGTGTCGTGCGTGTCGTGATCCTCGCGTCGCAGAAAGTGCGCGTCGTTGTCACACACCAGCGGCAGGTCGAGCTCCCTCGCCAGCTTGATGAGCAGCGGGTTGATCGACTCCTGCTCCTCGATGTGGCGTTGAAGTTCGACGAAGAAGCATGGTTCGCCGCGTTCGTTCGGCGCGAAGGTCTTCGCGTGCCATCGCGCCTCCTCGAGCGCCGACTCCCAGTGGCGCTGGTCGCCACCCTGGACAAACGCCAGCAGGTGGTGGGCAATGGAACTCCCGAGGTGACCATTGATGGCGATGAGTCCGGCGCTCCGCTCGGCGAGCGTCGACTTGTCCATCCTCGGCTTGTAATAGAAGCCGTTCAGGAAGGCGTCGCTTGAGAGCTTCAGCAGGTTGCGCCACCCCTCCATCGTCTCGGCGAGCAGCACGAGGTGGAAGCCTCCGTCGACGGAGCCGGTGTGCGTCCGATCGCGTCGATCGCCGAGCGCGACATAGGCCTCGATGCCAAGGATCGGCTTGACGCCTGCCGCCCGAGCGACTTCATGGAACTCCCAGGCGCCGTGCAGGTTCCCGTGATCGGTGACCGCCACGGCGTCCATGCCCAGTTCCTTCACCCGCTCTACCAGCGGCTTGAAGCGATTGCCCCCGTCAAGCAGGCTGTACTCGCTGTGGAGATGAAGGTGAACGAAGCGCGCTGGCGCCGTGCCCTTTCCGTTCTTCGTGCCATCCATGGCCATCACCTCCTGGGGATCACGCGTGCCGACTGAGCATGAGACACGGTAGCGGGCTCGACCGCCACCCCGCGCCATCTTGTCCACAAGCCCTTCGAGCTTCCTGCGGCGCGCCACTCCGCCCCAAGTCCAGAGGGCGAAGGATGTTCGACCTTGGGAGCCCCGCCCTGCCCGCCCCATACACTTCAACCGATGGGCTTCAGCCGCGAAATCTGGGTCCAACTTGGCTCAAGCGCCGCTGAAGGGCGCCGCGCCTGGCAGCAGTCGGGCCGCCGCGGCGGACTTGAACGGGCCCTCTGGATTGCCGCGACGGTGCTGCTGGCCATCCCCATCTTCGCCCTGCTGGTGGTGGCGCTCCTCGGCGCCACGGCGCTCACCTTCGCAGCGCTCTGCGTGGCCTGGATCTGGGGGTTGCTCGCCCGGATCGGCCTCGTGCGCTCCCGTCAGGAAAACACGGTCATTCGCGTGTCTCCACATCGATCAGATCCATGATCGCGCTGCGCATGGCGCGGGCGACCGGTCCGCATCGACCCGATCCGATCGACTGCCCTTCGACCGAGGAGACGGGAAGAACCCCCCATGTCGAGTTCGTCAGGAAGATCTCATCGGCCGCGAGAATCTCCGCCAGGGTCAGGTGACGCTCGTCGACCGCAATCCCCTCGATCGACGCGACCTCCAGCACGGCGGCCCGGGTGATGCCGGGAAGCACGGGGTGTCCCTCGGTCTCGCTCCGCACCGGCGGCGTCACGATCACCCCATCGATCACTGCGAACGCGTTGCCGATCGAGGCGCCCACGAGTCTCCCGCCGGTCGTGAACCAGAGCGCTTCATCCATGCCCGCCTCTCCCGCGGCGTGGAGCACGGAGAGCCTCAGCCAGTAGTTGACCGTCTTGTGGCCACCCATCGGATCAGTGGGGTTGAGCCGAGGCTCCGCCACCTGCACGCGCACGCCCTGCTCGTACGCCTCCGGTTTGAAGACCACTGCGGGTTGCGCCACGATCATGGTGGTGAAGTGGGCCGGCGGTCGCCGCTCTCGCGCGAGCAGGTTCAACGATCCACCGGTGAGTGTCAGTCGCACTCGAGCTTGGCGCAGGCCGCTCCGCTCGACCGTGGCTACGGTCGCGGCGCGCAGGCGCTCCATTGGAATCGACTTCGTCAGCCCGAGGATCGACGCGCTTTCCGCGAGGCGCCGCAAGTGCGCGTCGACGCGGAAGACCCTGCCGTTCTTCGCGAGCATCGTCTCGAAGAGGCCGATGCCATGCTGAAGGCCTGCATCGAAGACCGGCACTCGGGCCTCGGTTGCGGAGACGAACGCGCCATTGAGCCAGACTTCAGGTCGCATGAGACCGCGGCATGGTTTAGTGGTCGAAGCTCGGCGCACCGGTCGTGCCCGGAGCGAGAAGCGCTTCGCGCAGAATCCAGGTCACGCGCGTTCGAACCTCTGGATCGGGCACTTCCGCGCGCGCGACCCAGCTTCGATCCTGCGCCTTCACGCTGACCGTTCGCCACGCTGTTTCGGGAGGAAGCACCGGCTCGATGGTGATCGAGATCACGCGCGGGGAGGGATGAACCGCATCCGGATCGGGCCAGCCAAGAAACCACGCGCGACCAGTGGCAGCGCTCGACGCGGGGATCATCCGCTGTTCATCGTTCTCGACCACCATTTCGAAGCCTGCGTCGGTCATGGCGGTCATCGCGCGCTCCCACGCCCAGTCATAGGGCGCTTCCACCCGAAAGCTATCGGTGCACCCCGACGCGACAACGACGCCAAGGAGACACCCCCCGATCGCCACGATCCTCAAAGGGCGACCTCGTGCCGTGCATGGACCGTGCGCGGAGCGCGAGGCCACTGGATCGGAATCGCTGTGCATGGACGCATCATCACCGCGGGGGCCGTTCGCCGCAATGGCGCGTACCATCTCCGAATGCCCCTCGCCGGTGTCACCGGGATTCGACTCGCCCACGGCACGCATGTCGTGCTCGATGGAGTGCACTTCGCCATCGAGCCGGGCGAGCGCGTTGGCCTTGTCGGTCGGAACGGCCAGGGCAAGAGCACGCTCCTGCGCATCATGGCGGGTGACCTCGAGCCCGATCGCGGGAGCGTGCACCTGGAGCGAGGCCGACGACTCGGCTACCTGCGACAGCATCCGCAGATCGATCCCGAGCAGAGCGTGCTCGAGGCTGCGGAAGGCGCGTTTGCGGCGCTCGAGTCGATCGAGCGTGATCTCGAAGCGCTCTATGACGAGATGGCGACAGCCGAAGGCGACGCACTCGACGCCCTGTTGCGCCGACAGGCGGACCTCGAACATCGGCGCGACGCGGCCGGAGGATTCGCCGTTGCCCATCGGGTCGAAGCCGCACTGCATGGCGTCGGCTTCACCGACGAACAGTTCCCGCAGCGCGTCGGCACCCTTTCGGGTGGCCAGCGCGGGCGACTGGCGCTCGCTCGACTGTTGCTTGAGTCGCCCGATCTCCTGCTCCTTGACGAGCCGACCAATCACCTCGACATCGAGGGGCGGCGCTGGCTTGAAACCTTCCTCGCCGATGAGTTCATGGGTGCCGTCGTGCTCGTGAGCCACGACCGCTGGCTGCTCGATCGCGTCGTCCACCGGATCGAAGAAGTCGAAGGCGGCGCCCTCCACGACTATCCCGGCAACTACGAGCAGTACCGTGCCCTTCGCGCCGAGCGTCAGCTCGCGCAAGCGCGCGCACATCGCAAGCAGCTCGATCACATTCGTCGCGAAGAGGCCTTCATCCGCCGCTACAAGGCGGGACAGCGCGCGAAGCAGGCCCGCGGAAGGCAGACGCGCCTCGAGCGCTTCAGAAGCGACGAGATGGTCGATCGTCCGAGCGAACTCGATGTCTTCGAGGTGCGCTTGCCTCCGGCACCGCGCGTTGGCGATCGGGTGCTTGCGGCGACAGCACTGCGTAAGGCGTATGGAGATCGTGTCCTCTTCCGCGACCTCGACCTCGTGATCACACCCGGTGAGCGGCTGGGCATCGTGGGCCCGAATGGCGCCGGCAAGACGACGCTCGTGCGCTGCCTGCTCGGTGAAGAGGCGATCGATGCCGGCGACCTGCGCACCTCGCCGCAGCTTCGAGTGGGG encodes:
- a CDS encoding aminotransferase class IV family protein produces the protein MRPEVWLNGAFVSATEARVPVFDAGLQHGIGLFETMLAKNGRVFRVDAHLRRLAESASILGLTKSIPMERLRAATVATVERSGLRQARVRLTLTGGSLNLLARERRPPAHFTTMIVAQPAVVFKPEAYEQGVRVQVAEPRLNPTDPMGGHKTVNYWLRLSVLHAAGEAGMDEALWFTTGGRLVGASIGNAFAVIDGVIVTPPVRSETEGHPVLPGITRAAVLEVASIEGIAVDERHLTLAEILAADEIFLTNSTWGVLPVSSVEGQSIGSGRCGPVARAMRSAIMDLIDVETRE
- a CDS encoding ABC-F family ATP-binding cassette domain-containing protein; the encoded protein is MPLAGVTGIRLAHGTHVVLDGVHFAIEPGERVGLVGRNGQGKSTLLRIMAGDLEPDRGSVHLERGRRLGYLRQHPQIDPEQSVLEAAEGAFAALESIERDLEALYDEMATAEGDALDALLRRQADLEHRRDAAGGFAVAHRVEAALHGVGFTDEQFPQRVGTLSGGQRGRLALARLLLESPDLLLLDEPTNHLDIEGRRWLETFLADEFMGAVVLVSHDRWLLDRVVHRIEEVEGGALHDYPGNYEQYRALRAERQLAQARAHRKQLDHIRREEAFIRRYKAGQRAKQARGRQTRLERFRSDEMVDRPSELDVFEVRLPPAPRVGDRVLAATALRKAYGDRVLFRDLDLVITPGERLGIVGPNGAGKTTLVRCLLGEEAIDAGDLRTSPQLRVGWFRQTQEHLDLTLSVWEYLQSVIVAEDGGARASEQQARDLAGAFLFSGADQEKILRTLSGGERSRAVIAGLVASSKNLLVLDEPTNHLDIPATERLEAALATDPADGGFSGTILLVSHDRALLANVCDRLLVLDGRGGWTLVSSDVPEWLDQADHAAATPSASPSATPPRRASASSSPRAASKDGAAAPPRATPAHTKEQAKVQTKAQSNASTKAPNAKPSSDPPRDRTSQRLARLSQSVLEARIEEIESRLREIEAEMGDPDFWKNAARHQKISAEREQLVDELKPLEAEWNRRAANPG